GATTTGCCTTCCTTGTTCAAAAGCACTTAGACTCGAACATGCTTTTAGGACACTAGCCATAGTTAGTTCATTGGGCATCATTCCTTCCCTCTGCATTCTGCAATACAAAGTCAAAGAAGCTTCATTCTCTCCGTTTTGCACATACCCTCCAATCATAGAAGTCCAAAGAACAATATCAGGTTCTCTTAAATAATCAAACCCCTTACGAGCATCACTAACATTACCACATTTGGCATACATGTCAACCAAAGCtgtcattatatatatttggaatTCGAAGCCCAACTTTAATGAATAGCTATGCACTTGCTTTCCTTCTTCAAGAGCACCGATGTCGCTACAAGCATTGATGACTCCAACAAATGTAAACTCACTTGGCATAACCCCAGAAAAATGCATATGTGAAAACAAGTCCAAAGCCTTTTGAGAATCCCCACTTTGTGCAAAACCAGTTATCATGGCAGACCATGTGATAGAATTCTTATCACCAGACGTTTTGAAAGTTCTAAGTGCATCATCTAAGCTCCCACATTTTGCATACATGGTTACAAGCGCATTTTCAACAGAAACGAAAGATATCAACCCAATTTTCACTGCAAGACAATGAATTTGCTTACCAGTACCAACAAACTGAGGAAGCGCCAAGGCACTAAGAACACTGGTCAAAACAAATTCATTCACCTCTTCCTTCACCTCTCATTTTTAAGCCGCATCATCAAAAGTTGCAGTGCATTCTCCCGCCATCCGTTGCAAAGCAATACCCAGATAATCAAGTTAGGCCCACGAAACTGAATTCGTTTCAAGCAATTCTATCAAACACTTACGGGCATCCAATACAAGACCCGCTTTACAATACACATTGAGCAGAGAACTCCCGACAAACACATCATAAAAGCTGTCAGCTTTGATTGCAAGTGCATGAGCTTGCCGGCCGCCAAAGACGTCCGGCGACGCATACGAAGCTGCGGTGAAAACTCCAGCAAAAGTGTGCGCATTTGGGAAGGCGTTCTCAGCCCGCATGCGTTGAAAAAGCTCCATGACATGGGAGGAGCCGTTTTGTCCTTGCTGAGAGTAGCCATTGATGAGAGAGTTCCATGAGACGACGTCCTTGTCGGGTATGGCCTCGAAGACGAGCTTGGCTTTGGGCAAGTCTCCGCATTTGGAATAGAGGTTGACGAGGCTGTTAGCAATGTAGACGCAGGAGGAGGGACCGGTTTTGATGATCTGAGCGTGGAGAGCTTTGCCCTTTTGGAGGTCCTTTTGACGACTGTATTGGATGAGTGTGGTGAACAAGGAACGGTACTGAGATGGAAGCGAAGAAAGACTCATCAACAGACACAGCTAGAATCAAATGCCGTCCCTCTTCCTTTTCTAgttctgtttctctctctctctcactcactttctctctctctctcactcactttctctctcttcccatAATTGAACAGACAGAGCAACTGCTTCAAACACTTAGCATAATGGCGCAAACCCCATTCTTACGTTTGCTAAATTATGCGGTCCCTCTCCTCAAAGTTGGTAATTTTGACAACCAGAAACAAATAACTCGAACAGCTCAAACAGTTGGTAACTATGCGGTCGCTTAAGGATTTTAGAGActttaaaaagattttaaaaattcggttgtattcaatttggattcatatgaattttaaaagaatttctACAAGTTTCAGTGTATACAAATATGgatgtattcaattaggattataAAAAAGTTCAATAAAATCTAGGTGTATTTTAAACTTCATATATTTGGAAGGATTTCGTTGAGTGATAAATTTTGGTAGGTTTTAAGGTGAGAAGCATAAATAACAAAGACCATAATAAATCCAATCTCCCCCCAAAGATTTCATCACACGCTAGTTTTTCTCTGTACATATGCCCTAGCTTTTCTCTCTGCAGAAGACGAACAGTTTCCTCCATCTGTGAAGGTACGCTCCCTATCCTTTCTTTGATCAATACCtcgttgggttttctttttccatgatttttcttcatcatatatttttcttgttattaTGGTATAGTTTGGGGTTACAAGTTTTACTTGTTATTAGGGTTTAGCTTGGGGTTAGGGTTtatgcttgtttttcttctcaaatatCAATATACAAATTTATAAGAATAGTTAACGGGTATCCGATAGTgagttgggcttgttttgatAGTGAGTTGTAGATTTTACTTTCCCTTCAACTAATTAAGGTATCCGATAGTGAATAGTTAACGGGTAAAATGTTAATTGAACAAATATAATTATCTTTCCAAAATTCAAAGcaaacttttttctttgagtAAGAAAAGAAACTTGGCATTGTTTTGATAATTATCTTTCAACATTTGTAGTGTTTATGggttttgtataatttttatgtttatttgtgATTAATATGATAAAATTCATAGCTACACTACTCAAATGGAGTCCTGAAAATGCNNNNNNNNNNNNNNNNNNNNNNNNNNNNNNNNNNNNNNNNNNNNNNNNNNNNNNNNNNNNNNNNNNNNNNNNNNNNNNNNNNNNNNNNNNNNNNNNNNNNAAAAACTTGTGAGGGCTATGAAGATTTGTAAATTGTAACTAAGAATGTAACTACTATTGGAAGAAACTCATTAGGATTGGGTGATGATACTGATGCAAGAAATTTTAGGGTGGAAGATAGACATGTTGGAATAGAggactttgttttttatgaTGAAAATCTGGCCTTTATACCAAATCATAATGAACCACCACACCATGATCCACCACTCGgacattcttcttcatccttACCCTTTCAGGACACTAATTGGGAAGGTCCCTCAGAAAGCTCAAGCCAGATAAACCAACTAGAATAGATTTGGAAGGGAATGCTATCTCAAATGAGACCACCCAATAAGCTATGGGAAGAATTAGCCTTAGCATTGATTCAATTGCCACTGAATTTCGAGGAGTCCATAACCTATTGGCATgaagggagaaagagagagagtagcaAAGTTATATGTAGGATGCCACTAAGGAGACCCCAAATTTGGATGAACGTGCTCGTTATACAGCACTTTCTTTGTGGGATACTAACACAAAAAAGGATGTATTTTTGAAAATGACCCCTGAGGAGCACTCAAATTGGCTATCCTACAATTTGGaatgtttggtttttttgagAGTTTTTGAAAATGACTGGTTTGTTTGGAATGTGTAAGTGTATGcattttggaattttcttttggcttcctttgacaattttgtaataggACAATCATTGTAATTTCTCAAGCTCTAAGTTTAGATTAAGAATTacttctctaggtgttcttatCTGGCTACATTCTGATGGACAACAATGTGTTTGACAAAGGTAAATTATGCATAGGAATACATTGCATTCACTAAATTTCAGAagattatgactagtcatccttccttcgtatgactagtcatcctttgCAGCAGTAGGATTTCCAGCTCACTGTTTCTAGCTGGATCCTATCCATCCATTTTGTCCTATTCTACGAATTTCTCAGCTGTCACGTGTCTATTCTGACCTAGgaatttttgggtaaaaacCAAAGAATTCCTCATTTGACAGCCGTCACTTTTGATGGGAAGTTTTGAAAAGGTTTCTTCCAtcattttgcttcttcttccttaagATAAAACCACCATTTCATCTGTGAGTTTTCTAAATTGATTTTCGAAAATTgcttttgaaatatgaaatctgCATCCTAGGACCAGTGACATCTATGCAAGCAGGCTTTCTTATTAACATGGAGACCAAGTTAATGTGCCCATCATATCATTTTCTGTAACAAGCCCTTCTCTTTATTCACTTCGGAGCTCCTACTTTTTTCAGTTTGCACAGAATGACTCATCCCAAGTGAAAGCCTTAAGCGTTTTTGTGAAAGCCTTAAGCGTTTTTGTAAAAGCTTTTGGATGGCGGCAACTTGTGCCTGTCTACATAGATAATGAGTTTGGGGAGGGAGTCATACCATTTTTAACTGATTCCCTGGAAGAGGTTGATGCCCGTGTCCCCTACCGGAGTGCCATTTCCCCGTCAGCCACTGATGGCCAAATTCTTAAAGAGCTTTACAATTTAATGACAATGCAAACTAGAGTCTTCATTGTCCACATGAGGACGGATCTATCATCCAAGTTATTTGCAAAGGCTAGAGAGATTGGAATGATGACCGAAGGCTATGTTTGGCTCACTACTAATGGGATACCTAATGCATTAAGGTTATCTAAATTTTTCAGTCATCAGTTCCATGCAAGGTGTTTTGGTATACAAACTTATGTTCCACAAACAGTAAAGCTTGTAGAATTCACGCCACGGTGGAAACAACAATTCCAACAAGACAATCCAACCATCATTTATGCTTCAATTGATGTTTTTGGACTTTGGGCTTATGATTCTGCTTTTGCACTAGCCATGGCAATTGAAGAAGTTGGAACTGCAACCTTTGGCTTCCAAAAGACAAATGCTTCCTTCAACTCAGTAGTTCTTGAAAGTTTAGAGGTCATCTCTAGGTCCAGAATTTTGCCAAGCCTTGTCAACTACTAGATTTGAAGGCGTTGCTGGAGATTTCAGCCTTGTTGATGGACAACTTCAATCATCAAATTTTGAGATATTTAATATAAATGGTGGTGGAGCAAGAGGAATTGGATTTTGGACACCACAGAATGGACGGGTGAAAAAATTGGGTTCATCAGCAAACTCAAGCATATTTTCAACTCCTAGGCGCAAACTTGGACTTGGACCCATTATATGGCCAGGAGATTCTCTCTCTGTTCCCAAGGGATGGGAGAACCCAACAAACGGCAAGAAGTTGAGAGTAGGAGTTCCTATGAAGGATGGTTTTACGGAGTTGGATAAGGTAACGAAGGATCCTAGCACTAACATGACAGATGTGACTGGGTTCGGTATAGATGTTTTTAAGGCTGTAGTGGAAATGTTACTATATGCTCTACCTAATGAGTTCATTCCCTTTGCAAAGTCTGATAGAACTAGTGGTGGCACTTACAATGATTTGGTCAACCAAATATATCTTAGGGTaaaatactttatttttcattatgGACTTCATCCACATAtgtcattttctgatttaacTTTTGATTCAGTTTCTTAATTTGAATGTTGAAAATGATTAACATGtatgttaaattaatttactgcAGAACTTTGATGCTGTGGTGGGAGATACAACAATTAGAGGAAATAGGTCATTGTGTGTAGACTTTACCATGCCATACACAGAATCTAGTGTAGTAATGGTTGTGCCAGTCATAGACATGAGAAACCAAAATGCATGGGTTTTCTTGAAGCCTTTGACATGGGACCTTTGGCTAACAACttgttgtttcttcttctttattggTTTTGTGGTTTGGATTCTGGAGCATCGAATCAATGAAGACTTCCGTGGCACTCTATCACATCAAGTTGGCACCAGTGTCTGGTTCTCTTTCTCAACCATGGTTTTTACACAGTGTAGTTCTCCATCACctctttcatatttaaaagaaaaaatttctaaGATCAAATTAAAGTTGTTCAATAACTCATATTGATAATAACtttaacaattttgttttctgtacGTCTCGAATCTGCACTTTACAGGAGAGAGAGTAGTTAGTAACTTGGCCAGATTTGTGATGGTCATATAGGTATTTGTGATGCTAATACTGACTCAAAGTTACACGGCTAGTCTAGCGTCACTATTAACTGTCCAGCAACTCCAGCCTACTGTTTCAAATATAAAGGATGTTCTAAGGAAAGGGATAACGTGGGCTTCACAGAGAATACTTACATCAACGAACTCTGGAAACAACTAGGTTTTGATGATTCCAAGATAAAAATGTTTCGATCTTTTGAAGAGTGTGATGAACTTCTTTCAAAAGGAAGTGCAAATGGTGGtattgctgctgctgttgatgAAACCCCCAGCATGAAGCTTTTTCTTGCAAAATATTGTACCAAATATACCATGATCGGACCCCTTCTTTAAAGCCGCTGGATTTGGTTTTCTACTATCTCTCTCCTAGTACACACAGTAATTGGCTAATGTATTTCTCATAGTTGCATGCTTGAATTCTTTGATGTAGTAATTCTCTGAGGTGACTTCCTGTAGGCCTTTCCAAAGCGTTCTCCTCTTATACTCGATCTTTCACAGGCAGTCCTAAACGTGACCCAAGGAGAGGTGATAATGAACATTGAAAACAAACGGTATAGTGTAGAAAAGAATTGTATAGATAACTCAAACCCAAAGGTGGCTAGGTACAGTCTTGGCCTTGCTAGCTTTTTGGGCCTCTTCCTCATTGCCAGGGTGGCTTCAATACTAGCTCTCATCATATGTGTAGCTTCCTTCCTTCACAAGTATAGGCACATCTTGATGCACCCTAATGATTCAAGAGCCTCTGGATAAAGAAGGATTTGAGCCATGTTCAAGATGTTCAACAAGAAAGAACTCAGCTCTCGTATGCTTAAGAGCCCTCAACAGAGAGATGGCATCACTGGTGCTGGTGGTGAAGTTAATGCTGCTGCTTCACCAAACAACAATTGGCCATAAAGTCCATGCAGCTACTCTGCAGAGCAAGCAACACCATCTACTGGTCAAGTATCTCCAGACATAGTTTCAGCTGTTGACCATGAGTATCACAATTGCAAGAACTTGCTGAAGCAGCTTAATAATACAGTTAATATAAATTTTCCCACTTCTGGTGTGACTTGTACACACAAATATCATCCATGATTTTGTATTGATACATTAAGTCAGATGGTCTTGTTATACACATAGTCTCCTGGGAAAAGTAGCATTGTATATAActtctttgaagaaaaaaagagactcCTGTTTGGCCTGTGGAGGGTCACCTGCCAATGCCGAACGCGGAAAAAGAGTGATGGcgaaaaacataaaagaacaaatacaaGGTTTTGATGACTTCAAGCTTAaggtttttaaatttgtggAAGAATATGATAAACTTCTTTGAAAGAAGGCGAGTGAATGCAAATGATGGCATTGGATGGGTTCACAtgcttgatttctttttttcttttttttaaaggaatgAGTTTGGCCTTGCATTGTTA
Above is a window of Prunus persica cultivar Lovell chromosome G2, Prunus_persica_NCBIv2, whole genome shotgun sequence DNA encoding:
- the LOC18786959 gene encoding LOW QUALITY PROTEIN: pentatricopeptide repeat-containing protein At2g33680 (The sequence of the model RefSeq protein was modified relative to this genomic sequence to represent the inferred CDS: substituted 3 bases at 3 genomic stop codons), giving the protein MSLSSLPSQYRSLFTTLIQYSRQKDLQKGKALHAQIIKTGPSSCVYIANSLVNLYSKCGDLPKAKLVFEAIPDKDVVSWNSLINGYSQQGQNGSSHVMELFQRMRAENAFPNAHTFAGVFTAASYASPDVFGGRQAHALAIKADSFYDVFVGSSLLNVYCKAGLVLDARKCLIELLETNSVSWAXLDYLGIALQRMAGECTATFDDAAXKXEVKEEVNEFVLTSVLSALALPQFVGTGKQIHCLAVKIGLISFVSVENALVTMYAKCGSLDDALRTFKTSGDKNSITWSAMITGFAQSGDSQKALDLFSHMHFSGVMPSEFTFVGVINACSDIGALEEGKQVHSYSLKLGFEFQIYIMTALVDMYAKCGNVSDARKGFDYLREPDIVLWTSMIGGYVQNGENEASLTLYCRMQREGMMPNELTMASVLKACSSLSAFEQGRQIHARTIKYGFSLEVPIGSALSTMYAKCGNLEDGNMVFRRMPMRDTVSWNAMISGLSQNGRGTEALELFEEMRLEGAKPDYITFVNVLSACSHMGLVERGWIYFNMMSNEFGIGPRVDHYACMVDVLSRAGKLDEAKEFIESATIDHGMCLWRILLSACRNYHNYELGAYVGEKLMELGSQESSAYVLLSSIFTALGRSKDVERVRSLMKLRGVSKEPGCSWIELKSQVHVFVVGDEMHPQIENIRHEIRRLIKHMKDKDYQPSSTIF